One window of the Dreissena polymorpha isolate Duluth1 chromosome 5, UMN_Dpol_1.0, whole genome shotgun sequence genome contains the following:
- the LOC127880961 gene encoding sodium- and chloride-dependent neutral and basic amino acid transporter B(0+)-like has product MPKKNKKENGDPKPPAYAASESNPSVDIDVDANVKVEEVIERDQWTNKAEFMLSCIGMSVGLGNVWRFPYLAYKNGGAAFVIAYIVLQVFIGKPMYMMELVVSQYSGQGPTGIWAMNPCAKGIGWSMAIISLIVSIYYIVIMAYTLYYFFGSMQSVLPWTKCTDEWLDIGCVEKTTPKLETCTGNATLDMIGKCLCSKTNYTFNEGLSVNCTNNSNTAVSELYFYKTVLQLAPNMYPDDMGAPKWQLALCLLLAWIIVCACIIKGIKSSGKVVYFSATFPYVILIILLIRGSLLDGAIDGVKFFIVPEWSQLLKLEVWAAAAGQMFFSLGVSFGGIQMFGGYTKFKNNIYTDAVVISTMDLITSIISGFVIFTTFGGMAKQIGVSVQDVAKGGYGLAFVAYPEALSNLPPMQLWSILFFFMLFTLGLDSEFALLETTLTCIQDEWPKLRKYKSQLCIGFAIAMYFIALSCITPGGDYVVTLMDFYGADFSVLFVSTCESISIMWVYGVDRVMQDCKYMLGYEPRPKYFWGFCWFVCSPLLTGALFIYKMIRFKELAPEISKGVPFPDFAQGIGFGLTALVLIPIPVMFLYKLLTAKGNLFQRLRMITTPDKTWGPNDGSMKRRLTNTNGVDMVAVYGIDNPAVFANGEDYTRM; this is encoded by the exons ATGCCAAAAAAGAATAAAAAGGAAAACGGAGACCCCAAACCG CCTGCATACGCAGCAAGCGAAAGCAATCCATCAGTGGACATTGACGTAGATGCAAATGTCAAGGTTGAGGAGGTGATTGAGCGAGATCAATGGACCAACAAGGCAGAGTTCATGCTTTCCTGTATAGGCATGTCAGTCGGCTTGGGAAACGTTTGGCGATTCCCGTACCTGGCCTATAAAAATGGTGGAG CTGCCTTCGTCATCGCCTACATAGTCCTGCAGGTTTTCATTGGCAAGCCTATGTACATGATGGAGCTCGTGGTCAGCCAGTACTCAGGACAAGGTCCTACCGGTATATGGGCCATGAATCCTTGTGCAAAAG GTATAGGCTGGTCCATGGCCATCATATCACTTATAGTCTCCATCTACTACATCGTGATTATGGCATATACACTGTACTATTTTTTCGGCTCAATGCAGAGTGTTTTGCCGTGGACAAAATGCACAGAT GAATGGCTTGACATCGGTTGCGTCGAAAAGACCACCCCCAAACTTGAAACCTGTACCGGCAATGCAACCCTTGATATGATTGGTAAATGTCTCTGCAGTAAAACAAACTACACTTTCAATGAGGGGCTTTCAGTGAATTGCACCAATAACTCGAACACAGCAGTCTCCGAATTGTATTTCTA CAAGACGGTTCTCCAACTCGCCCCGAACATGTATCCCGATGACATGGGAGCCCCTAAATGGCAACTGGCACTTTGTCTCCTTCTGGCATGGATTATTGTATGTGCTTGCATTATAAAAGGGATCAAGTCCTCTGGAAAG GTTGTCTACTTCTCTGCCACGTTCCCGTACGTTATCCTTATCATCCTTCTTATCCGAGGCAGTCTCCTGGACGGGGCAATTGATGGTGTTAAATTCTTCATCGTCCCCGAATGGAGCCAACTGCTCAAACTAGAG gTGTGGGCCGCTGCAGCTGGTCAGATGTTCTTCTCGTTGGGGGTATCCTTCGGAGGTATACAGATGTTCGGCGGCTACACCAAATTCAAGAACAACATCTATAC TGACGCAGTGGTGATTAGTACCATGGATCTTATCACAAGTATCATCTCCGGCTTTGTCATCTTCACCACTTTTGGAGGCATGGCCAAGCAAATCGGAGTGTCCGTTCAAGACGTGGCCAAGGGAGGATATGGTCTCGCTTTCGTGGCCTACCCCGAGGCTCTCTCCAACTTGCCTCCAATGCAGCTTTGGTCAATACTATTCTTCTTTATGCTGTTCACACTCGGTCTCGACAGTGAG ttTGCTCTCCTGGAAACAACTCTCACATGTATACAAGACGAGTGGCCCAAACTTCGGAAGTACAAGTCTCAACTGTGCATCGGCTTTGCAATCGCAATGTACTTCATTGCCCTGTCTTGCATTACCCCG GGCGGAGACTATGTGGTGACGTTGATGGATTTCTACGGTGCGGATTTCTCGGTCCTCTTCGTATCTACCTGTGAGAGTATCTCTATCATGTGGGTGTACG GAGTCGATCGGGTAATGCAGGATTGCAAATACATGCTGGGATATGAGCCTCGGCCGAAGTACTTCTGGGGTTTCTGTTGGTTCGTGTGTTCGCCTTTGCTTACTGGG GCTCTCTTCatctacaaaatgataagattcAAGGAACTTGCACCGGAAATTTCAAAAGGAGTTCCATTCCCCGACTTTGCTCAAGGAATCGGTTTTGGCCTCACCGCTTTGGTTCTTATCCCAATACCCGTCATGTTTCTCTACAAATTGCTTACCGCAAAAGGGAACTTGTTCCAGCGCCTTCGAATGATAACCACGCCCGATAAAACTTGGGGACCCAACGACGGCAGTATGAAACGTCGCCTGACCAACACCAACGGTGTTGACATGGTCGCAGTTTATGGTATTGACAATCCTGCAGTGTTTGCTAACGGGGAGGATTACACGCGTATGTAA